CAGGAACgcaggcaggaacacacaggtgaaactcacagacagaaacacagtcagaaacacaaacagaaatgcaggcacaaacacaaacacaaacaaaaacactcacaaggaaccagcacccaagtcagggaaacaaagaacttaaatagacagggcaAATTatcagacacaggtgaactcaaagaactaTCAATCCaaagagggaagggataacaagacatgaacaaaaacaattgaacagttgaataattgaaaacaataaaacaattaaatagaGGGGAAACCAATGAGGGAGAACgagctgaaacacaaaactgaagtgccacTATCTGGcagccaaaaaaggaaaaacaaaaacagaaacacagaaccatgacatgaATAATTCAATTGTAGATAAACACAGTTTCCTTCATCACACCATGTTctgaagataaaataaattcaaaataaattataaactcAAAAATACCCTCTATCCTGTGCTcgttcaaatgacaaaatctgcgTAAGATATTCCAGATCTTTGCCATGATGAACATTTTCGGAGTGTGTACGTTTATCCAGTTTTTAATACACTAATGTTGattgaaatgtgcacaattttgcaatgcaaatagaATGTTTTTTCGTCTAAACTAATTTAGGAGAACTGTCTCTCCAGTTATACGGGACGTTTATTGCTAATGTGTGAGCTAACCATGGCTAGCCTACCTAGCTCTGGCAAGCTGGTAcagattttagttttgtttcatCAATGACTATCTCAgaaaaaagtggggggggggggggtggagtcatGTTTCTGTGAAAGTGCGGGTGCGACGTGCCTGGCAATGTGATCAACTCGTTAGTTCAGTTAATCAAAGACCTAGGAATTCTAACTGTTCaccatgttttcaaaaatattttagccaAAGACCTGGAGCTGCCATCTAATATGGATTCGTGAAATATACATATAACGTGTGTCACGTTAAAAACTGCATGGGGAAAATATAAGTCAGTGAGATGGTAGCCTATTTCTAGGACAGTAGTGGACAAGTAGAGCTGTAGCCTGCCTGGGCTTCTACTCTATTTAGCTCAACCATATGAATGAGCCATGCTACATTTTTTGATGAGCTCATGAATCACATAACTGGGactgaaaacaacagaaagcCTCAAGAAATATTAAACCTGGAAACCAAAAATCACAGGCAAAGGCAGAGTAAGAAGTCTCCAACAACGCCGAACCAGCCACAGCCGCACCAGCAGCTATGCAGGAAAGGGCTCCCTCTTTAGGCCTGACGGTGAAGCTACACTATACGCGGCTATAGAGCGCGCTCTTCTGCTTTCCATGTAGATGTTGTAGGGCCAAAATTATTTCAGAGCAAACAGTTACACTTATTTACCAAGGACTTCTCGTTGTCCATAATGTGAAACAGGCAATAGCAACAGTAGACGACAGCtaccaaaataaactgtcaaaggTGTATTCAGTCAGGATTGTAACTTTACCTCTAGTGGCAGAACCTGTCCATTTCTCCACAGAAACTATTGAAAAGACTCTTAGGCTCAACATAACGACGTGactggaattttttatttttgaattgtcTTGAAGTGGATCTTTATTTACTAGCTGGTATGTTTTATCATTTGAACAAATATCCACGAATAGAAGTTTGTATTTAGTGTGTAGTGTagttttatatttctgaaacgCATGTAATGTGAAGTAAGAATCTAGTGAGAACTGTAGTTGGGAGTGAGAACGTCCGGGGAAGTATTTTACTGTTCCAGTATCTCTTGTACTGTCAGCCTTCATTGCAGGTAGATATaacttttttaaactgtgtttgaAATGCAGTTCTCCTGTTTACTGCTTTAAGGTCGATTCAGATCAAAACTATGAGTGCAGATCAGACAGGATGAATTTATAAAAAATCAGAGAGAGTCGGcagttaaaattaaattactgCTTCCATAACAAGCAGTTTGTTGGTTGACTGAATTTATCTCATCTTTAAACTTGGGACTGAAGATCTGACATACTGAATCCATGGAAACCTTGTGAACCTCAGAAAACTGGGTGGTATAAGACAAATGGCATTCTGCACACATTATAAAACAGAATTGCACAGGCCCAGATTATTCagagtattgtgtatgtgtataggtAAAAACGAGCCTTTAGACTTTAACTGCTCTGGTGGGAGGGGGAAATCATCTTTAGCTAGTGACAAAGACCATTatttgttcaatgaataaagtTATGAATATGacaatttactttttttccccctgctatTTACTGTTTGAATCTGTTTTATATGAACTGTCTAgttatatgttatatgtatatgtatacatatgaaGTTATATGTAGTGCAGAACTTGTTTAACATGTGTATACCTTTCTATTTATCTGCACCACAAATAACAACAGCACAAAAGGACCATGCTTGCATTCATGGGATTACATCTGCAATTGAAAGATGTGTTCTGATTCTGACTGATGTTCCAGTTAGTTTGGGGCTCCTACAAGAAGCACTGAACTTCACCATCTGCTGTAACTACTAAATTCACTGTGGGGTAATGTTTCGTGTTCTGTGAAGCCCATTCAGTTGTGAAGATATTTGCATGAAATAAGAGGTTCAGATTAGATTTGTGTGCGTTTGCTTTATTTGTACTGATGTGTTCTTTATCTTGAAGccatttcattgtttcattgtctcccACATTAATGGTCACGCCATACTAACCTTGTGTCTTAAATATCCAACCTGCTTCCTCAAATATAATAAATTGCTGTAATGTGAACTAATCAGCATCGCATTGATCTtccttattttttcttctttttttgtcgaTATTTGCAAGGGGAAAACTGTTAATCAACAATACACAACTCACACATCCTGTAACCACACTCCTCCTGCACAGTCCTtataaaatggagaaaaaacacTAAATATATAACTAAGGACACCGCGATTTATTATGATTTCCAAGCCAGAACTGTTGATCCAGCAGCATACAAGCACGTTTTTTACGAATTAGAACAAAGAATGAAGGAAAGAAATCAATATattaaatgttacattattCGCTAtaacatgacattaaaaaagcaaagttgcaaatatattttataatgccAAAAAGCTTCAAAGTATTGCAGTTTATGCGGATATCACCAAGCTTATAAATGGCTTCACAGAAAGAAAGGTTTCTTCAGAATTgagtgaaaaattaaaaacataaattttcAAACAATATATCTGTGCATAAAGTCATAAATTCACCTCTCCTGAGGTTAAGGAATTTCAGGGGGATGCTTGTGCTTACAGGCAAGTCCAGAGAGACTAGTAACATTGCAGTCTTCGGCCTTGATCGTATGGCACTTCCCGTTAGAAAACCCTGGTGCTCCTAAAATAGTCACATTTGCTTGTATGTTCTCTCATCACAAGCATGGCACAAGCAAGGGCGTTACGCGCCATACCACTTAAGAAAGCAGGGCAAACACATGGAAACTGTGCTTATATATCTGTTATAATTGATATttataaagaacaaaatgacCCTGATGGTGGCTTGTGATCATCGGCAAACTCTTCAACATTGGTCTGGTTGGCTGTTAAGGAGTGGCCCTTCACCAGTTCAGGTGTTGgctaatttattgtatttaattgttaattgatttaatttgttaaataatttgtaatttaaacCCAGGTGCAACTGATTGGCTCAGCCTATTTAAGAGACTGTCAGTAGAGGCAAGGAGAGGGAAGGTGAGCCACTACTatcatttgtactgctggtgcttttaaaataaataattagtatTTTTCAAGTCTTATtttctcagttgtttttaagcttttttaaattggcAAAAACAGTGTCCCCAAGCTTCGAGGTTCAACACTCTGCCCTGGGGACCTCTTACTAAGACAAACCAAAGAGCCCATCTGACAGTGACAGTCCTATTTACCTGTACCTATTTacctgtaaaaaaaagcaaaacattattttaagtcTTAAGTCTTATTTTAAgctcagcccaggtgcttaaaggtgtgctgggAGCACACACCGAGAGCAAAGCTGTGATTTTCATTTCGTTGTATTCTGGAATTGTGTttgaggagaaaagaaaaagcaagtaATCCTCTACTGGGGTGTTGGAGTAGCTGGAGCCGGCTGGGAAGGTGGGCCAGATACGGACGGCGCACAGGAAAGTGgttgctctgttttactttattttgtctttgttattttagcttgttttagtttattgtttttgcctgggaCCCgcgagggggaagggtgaaggtgtccgtttattttattttgtgtttgtgtgggtgcacttTATCTCTCTCCATACAACAACCAACGGTGTTCTGTGGGACTGccccctcccaggggtgtcacactgtCGAGTgtcagtttggttttttttaagaagtcTAAATAGCAGAAAATCAATGTGGCAGATATTAGATATTATTGGTTCAAAATGAGGTGGTTTGGTGGATGTACGTCAAATGGCATGGCTGTAATAATCTTTTCAATGTTGCAATTTTGCAGGTGTAGAGTTCCAGTTGCATGCATGTCATGCATAATACATTGGCAGCTGTACCGTACATGCCTGCCAAATTTCATGAGTTTTTGAGCATGGGAAAGGGGTGACAATGTAGGGAGAAGCAtaagaaaaaatacaagaagaagaagaataatcatagcaaaaacaataggggtCCTACGCACGCTTGGTGCTTGGCCCtctaaatatagctgcaagcagcaatttcGGGGGCCAAGCACAAAGGGAGAACTAAAAGGATAACTGATAACATGAAACCATAGAACACGTTTATATTACtgggaaataataacaaaagttGGCTAGTATTTTTGTGGCAGGGGCAGGACACTCTTGGTGCTCAATGTTTAATAAAGCAACAGTATCTCTCTCTAATGCCACAATCCAGTCTCAAAAGGATAACAAGAATATCAGAAACCAACTTCATATTACTGGTAAATAGTAACAACATCAATATTTCCATGTATTTCTCTACATgttcaatatatttatattatatatttagtgttttttcttcattttataaGGACTGTGCAGGAGGAGTGTGCTTTCAGGATGCGTGAGTTTGcaaatataaatggaaatataaatgGTAAAAGAACAAAGATCCATGCTGTGCTGAttagcacaaaaaaacaagaatttattacatttatattatagTTCTATAATTTGCCAGTGGTAAAAACACAAGCTTTTAGATGTCAGTATATAGCTAGTGGCTGTAAAGTTGGCTACAAGACAACAGATAaacttcattattttaattcaagCCTTGCCCTAATTCATTAAAGCACTCATAAAACATTAAACTTTTAATACATCGGCCTCCACAAACGTGCAGGTTTCACAGGACGCAAAACATCACACCACAGTGAATTTTGCCGTTTCAGCAGATAGTGAAGTTCAGTGCTTCTTGTAGGAGCCCTGATCTAACTGGAACATCAGTCAGAATGAGAGGGATGTTACATCTACAGTGAAGATGGGAAGAGCTGTATAAAGGATGGAATCAGTGAGATTTTACCAAAGGAGGGTGACCAAGATGGAACCCAAAACCCTTGTTTCCACTTCTACATTTTACAATTAGATTCACTTTGATACTCCGCTAACTTATTTCACATGGACATGCAAGTTGTTTAAACATTGTCCATTAGTTGGGTTGTCAAATGTTATCCAGATAGAAAGGTATTCACATATCGCACAAGTTCAGCAATACACAACACTTAGAAAATCAAACAGTAAATAGCTGAGAAACAAAGGCATTAAAGTAAATGATTGCTTGTATTCTTAACTATTTTCATTGAGCAAATAATAGTCTTTGTCAATAGCTAAAgcatacatacagtgagctccataatgtttgggacaaagacaatttttcttgatttggctttgtactccacaattttatatttacactCAAACAATGCAAAAGTGGTTAAAGCATAGTTTtcaacttttattaaagggtattttagtACATGTTGGTATCACCATGCAGAAATAACATTACTTTTTATaaatgacccccccaccccccaaccctgctccGTATTTCAAGGAACCATAACGTTCGGAACAAAATTAATGGTTTCATCAGGTttctaattagtcaggtgtCTTCAATTGCTTTGTTACACTGTTAAATTCTCACCCTAATAAAGAAACACTtttctgacagatcagaaacggccaggaggcaggcgtggatgtgtcaggtactactgtctgcagaaaacTTAACGCATAGAACTACAGAGGCTTCACTGAACACGCGTGCTCTCCGTGTGTGTTAATCTCCTCACACAGTCTTCTTCAGCATCATCTGCAGCTTTTCCGCCTTCTCCGTGTCTTCGTTCTCCCTCAGCATTTCAATCAGCCTGAGAACGCTCTGAGGAGTAGAACCTGAATCAAACTTCAGAGCAAGCTGTTCAAGCTCGAGAACGGACCGGTAACACCTCTCCATCAGCTCTTTTTTAAGTCTTTTCTGGTCCTCATATGCTCTTATTCTTTCTTCGTATTGTGGCTCGTCTTCTTTTTCTTGGTGACCCTCGGAGCTGCTGGTTTCGGGAAAGTCTACATGTTGATTGTCCACTGATCTTCTAATTGCCCTGTATATTAAACACGGGATGGGGAATATCCAGGAAACCCATGAAATGAAGAGGTTTGCCCCAGACTCAGTGCTGGAAGTTGCATGTTGCTCAGCTGCGCATGTATTCTGATAGGTGTTACTTATCATGTCCTCTTTGTGCTCTTCCAGTCTTTTCTGCAGCTCCTCAAGTGCCTtgtgcttctccttctccttctcctctttaATCTGACTCGCCAAGTTCCGGATATCCTCTTCCAGGCGACAACGTTTCCTAAAGACTTTTTTGGTCATATTCAAGCTTTGCGGTTCCAATTTATCTAAAGCCTGAAAAAACTTTCTGAAGTGCTCTGCTCCATTATCCCATGCTGTTTTATATGTTTCTTCGTATTTCTTAGCAAACTTCTGAGGAGGAAGGTtgttgaacaggaagtgaacagggTCATTATTTTCATCTTTGAGGAAAGGTGCACCAGACACAGAAACTAGCTTAAGAGCTGGAGGTGGCATCCAGTCTGAGAAGGTGATGAGAATCATGAAGTTTTTCTCCATGTTCTTCccaaagacagacagaatggCATCAAAGATGT
This region of Anguilla rostrata isolate EN2019 chromosome 8, ASM1855537v3, whole genome shotgun sequence genomic DNA includes:
- the LOC135262056 gene encoding uncharacterized protein LOC135262056 is translated as MAQSHTSYSTTREEVTSKWSDVIKNSVQIATEPKQTYLLKVQESLNEEGVVRRYTFGKKDPQIRNRTIMMVGETGTGKSALINMMVNYILGVKWEDKIRFEIIPDESKRHQIESQATVITAYEIFGLEELSVPFSLTVIDTPGYGDTRGLDKDKNIAQNLYTLLESLSEIDAVCLVVKASQQRLSPSQKYIFDAILSVFGKNMEKNFMILITFSDWMPPPALKLVSVSGAPFLKDENNDPVHFLFNNLPPQKFAKKYEETYKTAWDNGAEHFRKFFQALDKLEPQSLNMTKKVFRKRCRLEEDIRNLASQIKEEKEKEKHKALEELQKRLEEHKEDMISNTYQNTCAAEQHATSSTESGANLFISWVSWIFPIPCLIYRAIRRSVDNQHVDFPETSSSEGHQEKEDEPQYEERIRAYEDQKRLKKELMERCYRSVLELEQLALKFDSGSTPQSVLRLIEMLRENEDTEKAEKLQMMLKKTV